TCTGGATCGTGAGACCCGTGCctaagtacatgtgtgtgtgatgtggggCAGGACATTGACATTTTAATAGAGTTGGCCTTGGCACCGTCATCTGGGGTTTGGGAGCTTGAAGACttatatttattgttgttgttgttgttgtctccaGGTCCAGGGGGTTTTGTTGCCTTTTCCAGCCTCCGTTGGCTCCAGGCATGATTAtgttgcatacacatacatgcaggtaaaacacttgtacacatataaataaaaagggCAAAATATTTGCATTAAACGTGTGCGATATTCTCACATACCTTTTATATTGTAGGTGTgggtgtgcatgaatgtgtagtGAATGCACTTGGGTGTATGGGCATTCGGGTCTTGGGAAGCTGGAAAATGTTGGATGTCTTCCCCTATCCctcttgctttatttctttgagacGGGGTCCTTCACTGAAAGGAAAGTTTACCATTTCAGCTGGGCTGCTCAGCCAAGGAGCGCCCAGGATCTGCTTTCTCTGACACTTAGAGACAGAAAAGCTAGAGAGACTCAcagagggaaacagagacagagtcagagacgaagacagacagagagagacagagacagagaaacagacacaacAACAGAGAGGGGTTCTATCATAAAGGACAGGTTGGCTCACAGCAATTCTCTTATTTCCCGATTCTGAGTGTGAGGATGTCAGGCTTATATACACTTTGTCTTTTTGAATGAAGTAGAGTTGGGGTTTAATGAGGGTTTTTAAACACAGGCTTAAGCAGAAGAgttaagagaaagagaggagctCAGGAGAAAATAAGACACAGAAGACACACCGGAGAGCATGGGTGTGACTGTCTTCAAGAGCTGCAGAAAGTAAGACATAACCTAAACACCAAATGTGGGTATGGACTCTTTCTTCACATGGGTTCCATGTAGCTCAGGCGTCTTTACACTTCTAATCCTTCTATCCCTGCCACCTAAGTCCTGGGATTagaagtgtgtaccaccatgaatGGTTCACTTTGGTGCTGAGGATCGACCCTTGCACACTGTACACCATAGCAGAGCATTCAGCCAACAGAACTATAGCCCAAGCCTTCCTCTATACTTTCAGTCATTTAATCATCTCTACATGGTATGATTCACACCCATAGTAGATAAgctattcattgtgtgtgtgtgtgtgtgtgtgtatggtagcGGTAGTGGTGGCcaggaacttgatatgtagatcgGGCTGGTTGGGAACCTATAGAGATATACCTGCcccctttttatttccttttttcttttgagtactGGGATGGAAGGCTTACTCTACTTTATTCAGCTCTGTCATTATATTGTATTGTTTGGAGGATATATTCTtgtaagtttattttattttaattttttattatttatttatttatttatttatttatttattttggattttcgagacagggtttctctgtgtagccctggctaccctggaattcactctgtagaacaggctggcctgtaactcagaaatccacctgcctctgccttccaagtgctgggattaaaggcgtgtgccaccacagccggcataaatttatatttattgtttagTTAATTGGGAGCTAATAAGATGACTCAaactcggggctggtgagatggctcagtgggtaagagcacccgactgctcttccgaaggtcaggagttcaaatcccagcaaccacatggtggctcacaaccatccgtaacgagatctgactccctcttctggagtgtctgaggacagctacagtgtacttacatataataaataaataaataaatattaaataattaaataaaaaaaaaaaaaaaaagatgactcaaactcagagcttaCTGCTCTAGCACAGGTctggaattcagttcccagcattcacagcaggaggctcacaacaaaaggaaatccagGCTCCAGAGGATGTGATGCCCCCTCTGGCATTctcctgcacatacacacacattcaaactcaGCCACAGTcggctattttgttttgttatattttcttttgacAGAAGCCTCTCTAGGTAGCCTAGGGTGGCTTTGAACCCATGATCCTTCTGCCTATGCCTCCCCTGTATTGGGATAACTAGTGTGGACCACCACACATTGATCCAGTGTTTATATTAACTGCACATCAGGATTATACCAGTTATAAGCATTCAATAACTACATGGGGACTAATCCCAACCCTACTAGACAGGAAATTTCCATAACACAGCTAATATTTACTCATTCCATGACCGTCTGTGCCTTTAACCCTACAACACACTTTTGTTATTGACCTGGCAAATAAGGTCTTTCTTGTCTCCTGTATGACTGACCTACATCCTTAACCCCCAAAACACTTATTCTAACACCATTGTACAGATAAGGAAACCACAGCTCACACAGCTAAGGTAGCTTACCCAAAATCACACAGCCAGAAAATGGCGGAGCCCAAATGAAACCAGTTTCCCTCACACACCTCTCTCCTATTTGCAAGGCCTAAGGAATGGCAGTTGGTATTCCACACATTTACACAGAAGCCTTTCTTATCTCCAAGTCTGTCTCTCCTGAGCCCACCAGCTTGCATTCCTCACACCTTGCCTTGGGGGACACCAGAACTACCCCTTCCTAAGTCTGTGTGAGCTCCTTGGTGCCCAGACACCTTCTCTGGCTCCCCAGTGCCCTCCCTTGGATCTTAATCTGAGAGGTCCTCCTTCTGAAGCCCACTCTGCACCCTCTTGCTCTGACCTCCAGGCACCATGGGGAGCTTCATGCTCTCCTCTAAGCAGCTTGCAGCCATAGGCTGCTCCCCTTGGTGGTCTCAAGACAGCTTCTCAGGGGAACCCCCCTTCCTCACCCACCCCCCTCTGGAAAATCTTGGGAACTTTCTCCTGCAGACCCAGCTGCTTGGACCACACTGGGTCTTACCACAGTAGGTATCCAGGACCTAATTTGGTGCCCATCCCCATTCTCCTGGATCTCTCCCAGCATCTCCTCCACACCCTAAGCACCAAGCATTGGCTCCCTGTAGAAAGGTGTCTGTAAAGAAACCCAAGTGGCAGGGCCTGGTGGTATGAACCTATTTACCCAGCAAATCAGAgaggggctggaggtgtggctccGTGGTACAGTGCCTCCCTAGCATcccccaatgaggggctggggtCACAGCTCAGCTGGTGGACACTCCCTAGCATAGGGCCCTAGGCTGCAACCCAAGTGCTGGCAATTaccaatcaaaaacaaacaaacaaacaaacaaacaacaataaaactgcACCAGGAAGAGAGGATTTTTggctggtaaaggcacttgccaccaagcccgatAACCTGAATTCTATCCCTGACACCTACACAACCAAGGAGCAAGGAGAACAAAAAACCCTAACCTGTCTGACTGCCACACAAGCCCTGGGACACccagaggcaggcacacacacacacacacacacacacacacacacacacacacgcacacacactaataactatattttttttttcagaatatgaaAATTTATTACTGTGTTTCCATTGTCAAATTTTATGATCTTGgcctttctttcttgcctttgtaTAGAGCCAACAGAGAAACATTGGCTACTTTAACCACCTTAAAGCGGACTCCAGGAATATCACCTACAGCATGACCTTTTCGACGAAATCCAGCAACCAGAACTTCATCATTTTCCTCAATGAAGTTCAGGCAGCCATCATTGGGCACGAACGCTGTGATCTTCTTCCCGTTCTTAATGAGCTGCACCCTGACGCACTTCCTGATGGCAGAATTTGGCTGTTTGGCCTCAACCCCTACTTTTTCCAGCACAATTCCCTTTGCATGAGAGGCACCCCCAAACGGATTGGCCTTCAGGGCTGTGCCCAAGTGGGCTTTCTTGTACTGTTTGTCATGCCACTTCTGATCCCGTCGGTGACTGCGGAGCTTCCGGGCAGTTCGGAGACCACGACACTTGCCCATCTTGCCGGCGCCACGGGCCCCtaataactatattttaaagatgaCCTGGCCTTGATCTGTTCCTCAGCatctccccccagcccccacctcctTGTCTGGGAGGGAGACACAGGTAGCTGAGAGCTGAATCTGATCCTGAGCCAGCTGCAGCCACTGAGTAATGCTGCATGGTGCAAGGGGCTGGGTCAACAGAAGAGAAATGTGTGAATCTGAGCATGAAGGTCCCCTCCAGGGGCTTCCCTTCTGCAAACTTACAGAGTAACTTCTGCACGGTCCTCTGCCTAAGAGACACTGGGAGGCACTGATAAAATACTCTCACCAGCCACAGCAGCTGCCATAGTGAACACTGACCAAGCTGTGTCTTGTGCCACATCAGACAATCAAGTCACCTCTCAACAACCTAGTCCCAAAAGTACTGGGGGTTtcaggctagcaagatggctcagcagagaaaGGTGCTTGccagcaagtctaacaatctgaGATTGACCCCCAGGGCCcatgctgttctctgacctccacataggtgccccccacacacacaccaataagaaaataaatataactttaaaacaaGTAATGGAGTTGAAAACCCACTGCATGACACCACAGGCAAGCAACTTCTATGTGATTTCAGGCACAGATATGTAAGTGGACaaacacctttttcttttttctttttcttaaataaaaaaagaaacagaagttcaGAGAACCTGAATTATTCTTCCACACCAGCTGTCCTGGTCAGGGCTGGGCCTCAAACTCAACCATGACTTAACAGAGTTGGGCTCCTGGCTGGCAAGATTGCCCAGTGGGTAGAGGTACCTATTTCAGAAGACCCGATGAAGTGTTCAGGTGACAAGGATGATGTTTTGTGgtggttctctgacctccatccaCATGTTGTGGTGCATGCCCACGCTTACATACACAGGCAATgataaaaaatcaaaattaaaaagctcaggaagccagccttTCTAATCTAATTATCTCGGCCTTGTGAGGGGCTGGGACAGAGGTCCCAACTCCCAAATCTTTTCTTTCTCAGGCCCCAGGTCCCTGGGGGTGTGCAGGTGTCAGAGGCAGCTGGCCAGCCACACAGGGAGGAGAGCGGTAAGAGAGACTACTAGAAAGTGAGAAAGACAGGACTGTGCAGAAGCAACTGATGGACAGCTGTCACAGGAGACCCACACCCGGAACAGGCTGGTCTGGGAAGGCaatggagtggggggaggggctgcacCTACTTAGTGCCAAGATCAGTAGGAGGGCAGGGCatttcccaccaccaccacatatacactcacacacacacactcacacacactcacatacacacacactcacatacactcacatacactgtctctgtcttctctctctctgcatctttgcatctctgtttctgtctttcccccctctccttttctctctttctctctttctctctttctctctctctctctctctctctctctctctctctctctctctctctctctctctcagaaagtcCTAGATCTTAATTAACCCTCTCCCTCATCCCCATTTTCCCCAAACCAGACCAGGTCTATCAATTCTGTCCTGTGGTGGGTGAAGCTGCCCAAAGCCAGGACTTGGAGAGCCTTCCCAGGTCTGATAATCCACCTTCCTCATTTGCCCAGTAGGAATGGCCCTAGTCCTTCAGGCCTGTGGGCATGcggaagggaggagaaaaggggtgGCTTCAATAAGAGAAGGCCTGCCCTCCCAGATTGCCACCCCAGGACAGCTAGTGAGTGAACCATTTATATCCACCTGAATCCTCAGGAAAATGTGGCAGTTTTTGTAGCTGCcaagggccgggcagtggtgccacatgcctttaatcccagcatttgggaggcagaggcaagtagatttctgagtttgaggccagcctgatctacagagtcaattccaggacagtcagggttacacagggaaaccctgtctggaaaaaccaaaataaataaataaataataaaaaaaataaaatcatagctGCCAGCCTTTTTCTAAGATCCATCTAGTCAACAGAGGGGAGTCCCTTAGGTTCTGCCTCACCTCACTCAAGCCACCTGTAACACAGGCCCCCAAACAGTGAGTGTTCCAACCCAGTTCTGTAGATAAATAGATTTGTATTATGGAGCTGGGAATGCTgaacctgaaaacacacacacacacaaaagactgtttataccaaaaaaaaaaaaaaaaagtatgcaccTACACATCATTAGTCACACACAGAAAGCCCCATGCACACAACCACACCCGCAAACACACAGATCCTCTCAGACCCTTACCTACATCTAGTCAGAGGCTTTCTTCAACAAATACTGCAGATATCAAAGGTACACATCAGGACATTTGCAATCCACCTAGTAACCCTACAGAGCTAATCTCACATACACAGCTTTTCTCCTGCCTAAATACACCCACTTGGTATCTCTGCCATCTTCCTGCCCTGACAGAGTCAACAATTACACCCTTATATGATAGATGTGTTTAGACTCACATCATTCTTTCTCCCCccgctctttctcttccttcatttcCAATCTTAGAACACAGAAGGTTGTACAACACAATTCtttgattttacttatttatctcatgtatcccaggatcACCTTGAACTTACAAAAATTCTCTTCTTCCCACTTCCCAAGTGCCATGATTCTAGGCATGTACCTACCACCATCCCTAGCTTATTTGGTGCTTGGGATGGAGGAGAAGGTTTTGTACATACCAGATAAGGACTCTGTCAACTAGGGCACAACCCTAGCCACTTAATACAAACCATTGTACCACAACAGGTTTGAAACAGTCACCTTCACAAACAGATGACATCACAAATCTAGATACCTATAGACAGAGATGTTCACAGGTACTCTCAAGCAAGTGgatacaaacacattcattttctttttaaactaggacagagtcttgctgtgtagccctggttggcctagaacttactgtaTAGTAATAGCCACAAACTCCATATGCATATGTGAACTCCACCTGCATATGTGTGGGATCAAAAGCCTACATGGACATCCATGACAAAGGGTCCCTAAGCCTCTCCAGGGTCCGGGAGTGAGCAGgaacacacgcgcgcgcgcgcacacacacacacacacacacacacacacacacacacacacacgagaacgCATACAGGGACATGCGTTCTTCTGCAGCCCTTCCCTCATCCGCCATCACTGCCGCCCTTTGCAGCAGGAGGACCTATGGAAGCTTTAATGTCAGTGGGGACCCATGTGGACCCAGGAGCCAGAGAGAACTGAGTCCAATCTGGGGGCGGGGCGCACCTGGGTTCCGCCTTGGGGCGGGGTCGACGCCGCGTCGCCAGCGCGCTCGACCGCACCTGGTTCAGCGGCGCCTCAGCAGCTTTATTAGTAACAGCAGCAGCCGCGGCGGCAACCCGATTCGGGGTGGCGGAGGCTCGGCAGCAGCGCAGCGCAGCGCAGCGCACGCAGCCCAGCCCATCAGAGCGCGCGGACCCGGGCGGCCGTAACCCCGGCGTCGCCATGGTGGAAGCGGCGCCCGCAGGGTCCGGGCCACTGCGGAGGACTTTCCTGGTCCCCGAGATCAAGTCTTTGGACCAGTACGATTTCTCTCGAGCCAAGGCGGCGGCGAGTCTGGCGTGGGTGCTGCGGGCCGCATTCGGGGGAGCAGGTAACCCGAGGGCCTTTGGGGAGGGGACCGGGGGAGCCAGGCTGGGGCGCGGCAGGTGCGGGGGGCGGGGCGCCAAGCCGGGGCCGTGGGAACAATAGCTTCGGGGCTGCCTAGGGTCCCCGAGCTTTTGGTCTTTGCTAAGCTGGGCCTCCAAGCTTCCTGCTCGGACGGGGCCCTTGGACTTTGCCCGCCCGGGTCGCTGGAACGCAGTCGGGGGTGGGGCCCGCCAAGAGGCTGTGCGCCTTGGGACCCCGGGATCAGAGCCCCCAGGTGAGCAGGGGTGGGGTCTGCAGACCAattttgtgtgtggtgggggaaggGTCTCCTGGTAGTCCTCTGCTTCCcgcctcccaccccactcctcagACCCCAGGGCCTAACTGCATGGCCAACTCCCCTTTCACACACATCAGAAGCCTGTGATGGTTCCTCCTACCCCCACCTTCCCTATCTACCCTCACAACGTGTACGCGGTGGCTTGGACCCCGCAAGGAGCGTTTTAAGAGATCAGAGCTACAGCTCAGTGACTGGGACACAAACCCTGCCTTGCCGGTggccagcgtgtgtgtgtgtgtgtgtgtgtgtgtgtgtgtgtgtgtgtgtggtgtgtctgggACCACTCTTTCGTCTCGATGGCCCCGTAAAGGCTGGCAGTTGTGACTTATTGCCACATTTTCCTGAGGATTCAGGTAGGCATAAATGGCTCATTCACCAGCTGTTCTAGGGTGGCAGCTCGGGCGGCCAGGCCTTCTCTTATTGAAGCcaccccttttctcctcccttccgCATGCCCACAGGCCTGAAGGACTAGGGCCATTCCTACTGGGCAAATGAGGAAGGTGGATTATCAGACCTGGGAAGGCTCTCCAAGTCCTGGCTTTGGGCAGCTTCAGCCACCACAGGATAGAACTGGGAGGCCAGGCTTGGCCTTGGGAAAAACAGAGGTTCATTAAGGTCTAGGCCTTACTGGGAGTAGAAGAAcgagacatacatgcacagagacagaaaaagatagagacagtaggaacagatagagatagagagaaggagagggggagagacagaaacagagatgcaaagatgcagagagagagagaaggcaggaacagagtgtgagtgtatgtgaatgtgtgtgtgtgtgtgtgtgtgtgtgtgtgtgtgtgtgtgtatgtggtggtggtgggaaatGCCCTGCCCTCCTACTGATCTTGGCACTAAGTAGgtgcagcccctcccccactccattGCCTTCCCAGACCAGCCTGTTCCGGGTGTGGGTCTCCTGTGACAGCTGTCCATCAGTTGCTTCTGCACAGTCCTGTCTTTCCCACTTTCTAGTAGTCTCTCTTACCGCTCTCCTCCCTGTGTGGCTGGCCAGCTGCCTCTGACACCTGCACACCCCCAGGGACCTGGGGCCTGAGAAAGAAAAGATTTGGGAGTTGGGACCTCTGTCCCAGCCCCTCACAAGGCCGAGATAATTAGATTAGAaaggctggcttcctgagctttttaattttgatttttttatcatTGCCTGTGTATGTAAGCATGGGCATGCACCACAACATGtggatggaggtcagagaaccacCACAAAACATCATCCTTGTCACCTGAACACTTCATCGGGTCTTCTGAAATAGGTACCTCTACCCACTGGGCAATCTTGCCAGCCAGGAGCCCAACTCTGTTAAGTCATGGTTGAGTTTGAGGCCCAGCCCTGACCAGGACAGCTGGTGTGGAAGAATAATTCAGGTTCTCtgaacttctgtttctttttttatttaagaaaaagaaaaaagaaaaaggtgtttGTCCACTTACATATCTGTGCCTGAAATCACATAGAAGTTGCTTGCCTGTGGTGTCATGCAGTGGGTTTTCAACTCCATTACttgttttaaagttatatttattttcttattggtgtgtgtgtggggggcacctatgtggaggtcagagaacagcatgGGCCCTGGGGGTCAATCtcagattgttagacttgctggCAAGCACCTTTCTCTGCTGAACTAGGTTGTTGAGAGGTGACTTGATTGTCTGATGTGGCACAAGACACAGCTTGGTCAGTGTTCACTATGGCAGCTGCTGTGGCTGGTGAGAGTATTTTATCAGTGCCTCCCAGTGTCTCTTAGGCAGAGGACCGTGCAGAAGTTACTCTGTAAGTTTGCAGAAGGGAAGCCCCTGGAGGGGACCTTCATGCTCAGATTCACACATTTCTCTTCTGTTGACCCAGCCCCTTGCACCATGCAGCACTACTCAGTGGCTGCAGCTGGCTCAGGATCAGATTCAGCTCTCAGCTACCTGTGTCTCCCTCCCAGACAaggaggtgggggctggggggagatGCTGAGGAACAGATCAAGGCCAGGtcatctttaaaatatagttatgtgtgtgtgtgtgtgtgtgtgtgtgtgtgtgtgtgtgtgtgtgtgtgtgtgtgtgtgcctgcctctggGTGTCCCAGGGCTTGTGTGGCAGTCAGACAGGTTAGGGTTTTTTGTTCTTGCTCCTTGGTTGTGTAGGTGTCAGGGATAGAATTCAGGTTatcgggcttggtggcaagtgcctttaccagccAAAAATCCTCTCTTCCTGGTgcagttttattgttgtttgtttgtttgtttgtttgtttttgattggtAATTGCCAGCACTTGGGTTGCAGCCTAGGGCCCTATGCTAGGGAGTGTCTACCAGCTGAGCTGTGaccccagcccctcattgggggATGCTAGGGAGCCACTGTACCACggagccacacctccagcccctcTCTGATTTGCTGGGTAAATAGGTTCATACCACCAGGCCCTGCCACTTGGGTTTCTTTACAGACACCTTTCTACAGGGAGCCAATGCTTGGTGCTTAGGGTGTGGAGGAGATGCTGGGAGAGATCCAGGAGAATGGGGATGGGCACCAAATTAGGTCCTGGATACCT
The Mus musculus strain C57BL/6J chromosome 8, GRCm38.p6 C57BL/6J genome window above contains:
- the Rps23rg1 gene encoding ribosomal protein S23, retrogene 1, which produces MQSQQRNIGYFNHLKADSRNITYSMTFSTKSSNQNFIIFLNEVQAAIIGHERCDLLPVLNELHPDALPDGRIWLFGLNPYFFQHNSLCMRGTPKRIGLQGCAQVGFLVLFVMPLLIPSVTAELPGSSETTTLAHLAGATGP